In Bacteroidota bacterium, the sequence CGTTACCCAAAATAATTATACCCAAGGCAATATAGAGCAAGGTTCTGGCAAGTTCCAGATTACCGCCAAAAATAGAGGCACTGGTAAACAGCAGTAACTGACCAATTGCCATTAAAGAACCGCCAAGCATTATGCAATAGCGGTTTCCGAGAAACCTGTCGGAAATAAATCCGCCCAGCATGGGAGTGAGATAACACAAACCTAAAAATCCTCCATATATAATTGAAGATTGTTCCTTGCTCATCATGAGCGCGCTTACGATGAAAAGCGTGAGCACTGCACGCATTCCGTAAAAATTGAAACGCTCCCACATCTCTGTGGCGAACAGAACAAAAAGTCCTTTGGGGTGTCCTTGTTTTACTTCAGTCATAATTTAGTCAATTAAGTTGATTAGGTAATTGAGTTGATTAAGTTAACTGAGGTGAATAGACTGATTTAGATTTTGAACTTAATTAACTCAATCAACCATTTACCCAATTAACTAATCACGGGCGAATATAGGAAAATACCTTTTAGACCATCATTGCGGATAGTTGAAGCAGTTGCATATATAACATTATACATTTGCAATTGAATCAGAGTTAAAAATTATACTATGCACATTCCTTTTCAGCTTACAGACTGGGAAAACATTCCTGCTGCAGAATACAAAGGAGAAACCGGAGTTGCGTACTGGAAGACGCTTCAGTTCGGAGGATTGAGAATACGAATGGTGGAGTATTCAAAGAACTACAAAGCAGACCACTGGTGCGAGAAAGGGCATATCATTTATTGCATAGAAGGAGAAATGGATACGGAACTTTCTGATGGAAGAATAATTAAATTATCCAAAGGAATGACCTATCAGGTGTCGGATGAATTAAGTTCTCACCGCACCCGTTCTGTTAATGGCGTTAAACTTTTTATTGTGGATGGGGATTTTTTGTCCGAGAGGACTCCTTCGGAGAAACTAAAAGATAACTTGTGAAAACGTTAGGACTCATAGGAGGAACCAGCTGGGTATCCACCATTGATTATTACCGATACATCAATCAGATGGTGAATGAAAAATTAGGCGGAGTGAGTTCCGCAAAACTTTTTCTTTATTCGCTGGATATGGAAGTGCTTCTGAAATTCGGCAGCGCCAACGACTGGAAAGGGCTGGCAGGTTTTCTTTCTGATGTGGCAAAGAAATTAGAAACCGCTGGAGCCGAAGCAATAGTTATCTGCGCCAACACGCCTCACATAGCTGCGGATATTGTTCAGCAGAACATTAAAATACCCCTCCTTCACATTGCGGATGAAACCGCGAAAGAAATTGTAAGGCACAGAATAAAAACAGTCGGGCTTCTCGGAACAAAGATTACCATGGAGCATGTATTTTTCAAGACACGCCTTTTGAGATACGGAATTAAAACGTTAATTCCCGCTGCTGAAACTGACAGGGAATTTATTCACACCACTATTTTTTCTGAATTGGGAAAAGGAATCTTTAAAGAAGAAACGAAGAAAAAATACATGGAGATAATTTCTAAACTTCAGTCGGGTGGGGCAGAGGGAGTCATTCTCGGATGCACTGAAATTCCCATGCTTATCAAACCGGAAGATTGCGCAATAAAAACTTTTGACACTACATTAATTCACGCAAAAGCAGCGGTAGATTTTATATTTTCATAATCTCCAATCGAATGGTAACCAAGCCACAAAACATTAATGGCAATTACAAAATGACGCGACAACTTCTTGCGACACTGACAACGCTGACAATTGCCCTGACTGCTTTCGGACAGTATGATATCGGAATTTCTGAAAATGGAGGACTGAGTAAAATACATACAGATTTTTCCTCAAAAGATCAAAGAGTAACTAATGACTTGAGATTCTCGGGGAATGCCGGACTATTTTATGATTATCATTTCAATAATAAGTCTTCCATTGAGACAGGATTTTTATTCATGCAAATTGCAGGAAAAGAAAATCATATCAAGGATACCTACGACCCCACAGGAACCTTAGTTATGACATCTTACGATGAATTTTACAGACACATTTCTTATATAGGACTACCAATACAGTACGGACTAAAACTTAAAAAATTCACTTTACGCATCGGAGGACAAGTTTCATCTGCTTTTGCTAATAAGGAACGAAACGAAAGGTATACCGTGTCTATACACAATTATTCACCACCACACTCCGTGACATTTGACAAATTGAACATAGATAATTACGACTTTGGTATAAATGGTGGACTACTTTTCAATTTAAATGACAACTGGGCAATTGAGACAACATACTACTACGGTCTAAACAACATTTATAAAAACAGTAACTATAACTGGACAGTTAGACAAATGGCAATTGGGTTGCGGTACACATTGAAAGACAAGTGAAATAGAAAAGAAATAAATGCCATTAACATCGCATTTCATAATAAATATCCAATCGCATGATAACACAAAACCAACTTATCGTAATATGGGTATTCGTTTTATGCGGGTTTCTTCTGCCTGTATTATTTTTTCTTTTCTATCATTTTAAAATCCAGCGCCTGCGCTTTATGCCCGTGCTGACGGGGGCAGTTGTTTTCTTTTTATTCGCTATGGTGCTGGAGCAACTTCAGCATTTTTTTATTTTGAAATACAATGCAACTACGATGCAGTTTTTTTCCAACCCCTGGCGCTATGCAGTTTACGGATGCTTGTCGGCTGCGCTCTATGAAGAAACAGGAAGGCTGATCGCATTCAAATCGGTTCTTAAGCGTTTCAGAAAGCCTGCTGACGGAATTGCTTTTGGTTTCGGGCACGGAGGAATTGAATTCATGATTATTGGCGGGCTGGGCGCAGTGAGTTCGCTCGTCATCGCTTACATGATCAGGAACGGAACCTTTGACGCAATGATTCACCTGAAAGGAGTTTCTGCGGAACAAGCCAGTACAATTAAAGAGGGCATTACGAGTGTTGGCGCATCCAATGTACTGATGGGAATTGGCGAGCGTATTTTAGCCATGCTGCTGCAGATAGGAATGAGCGTGATCGTTTTTTATTCTGTGTTCAGCGGGAAAATTAAATTTTATTTTCTTGCGCTTGCCCTTCATGCATCCATGGATTTTTTTGCGGCACTCGCGCAGAAGGGAATAATCAGTCCTGCCTGGATGGTGGAAATAATTCTGATTGTGTTTGTAATTATTGCTTTGCTTCTGGCGCGCGGATTTGTGAAAAAAATGAG encodes:
- a CDS encoding YhfC family intramembrane metalloprotease, which translates into the protein MITQNQLIVIWVFVLCGFLLPVLFFLFYHFKIQRLRFMPVLTGAVVFFLFAMVLEQLQHFFILKYNATTMQFFSNPWRYAVYGCLSAALYEETGRLIAFKSVLKRFRKPADGIAFGFGHGGIEFMIIGGLGAVSSLVIAYMIRNGTFDAMIHLKGVSAEQASTIKEGITSVGASNVLMGIGERILAMLLQIGMSVIVFYSVFSGKIKFYFLALALHASMDFFAALAQKGIISPAWMVEIILIVFVIIALLLARGFVKKMREAEKNQFSQDSPSA
- a CDS encoding aspartate/glutamate racemase family protein, which codes for MKTLGLIGGTSWVSTIDYYRYINQMVNEKLGGVSSAKLFLYSLDMEVLLKFGSANDWKGLAGFLSDVAKKLETAGAEAIVICANTPHIAADIVQQNIKIPLLHIADETAKEIVRHRIKTVGLLGTKITMEHVFFKTRLLRYGIKTLIPAAETDREFIHTTIFSELGKGIFKEETKKKYMEIISKLQSGGAEGVILGCTEIPMLIKPEDCAIKTFDTTLIHAKAAVDFIFS
- a CDS encoding DHCW motif cupin fold protein encodes the protein MHIPFQLTDWENIPAAEYKGETGVAYWKTLQFGGLRIRMVEYSKNYKADHWCEKGHIIYCIEGEMDTELSDGRIIKLSKGMTYQVSDELSSHRTRSVNGVKLFIVDGDFLSERTPSEKLKDNL
- a CDS encoding PorT family protein, translating into MTRQLLATLTTLTIALTAFGQYDIGISENGGLSKIHTDFSSKDQRVTNDLRFSGNAGLFYDYHFNNKSSIETGFLFMQIAGKENHIKDTYDPTGTLVMTSYDEFYRHISYIGLPIQYGLKLKKFTLRIGGQVSSAFANKERNERYTVSIHNYSPPHSVTFDKLNIDNYDFGINGGLLFNLNDNWAIETTYYYGLNNIYKNSNYNWTVRQMAIGLRYTLKDK